A genomic stretch from Asterias rubens chromosome 7, eAstRub1.3, whole genome shotgun sequence includes:
- the LOC117292162 gene encoding alpha-L-fucosidase-like → MHPQGARSLNAHARMPRIGCIQLFIILNLMISAVPAIKYEPNWNSLDSRPLPAWYDEAKVGVMVHWGVYSVPSFGGHGAIPAEWFWWYWRGDTPKKPILDFMKENYAPSFTYEDFAKMFTAELFDPDHWADIFQSSGAKYVVLTSKHHEGFTNWPSKYSWNWNSMDVGPKRDLVGDLATSIRNRTDLHFGLYHSLKAWFHPLFEEDKMNKYQTSQYAQKVAIPELYEIVNMYKPEILWSDGANEYYVKPNYWHSTGFLAWLYNDSPVKNVVVTNDRWGTNTTCKHGGFYTCGDHFNPGVLQKHKWENAMTIDKMSWGYRRDAQVTDYLDMEDLTRLLAETVSCGGNLLVNVGPTHDGRIVPIFEERLRQLGSWLKVNGEAIYASKPWRAQNDTKTQGIWYTSKKQGNSIVVYAILLDWPDNNSLLLGVPNTSSNTTVTMLGHKGALQWKPGQDDRGVFVDLPSLNTSQMPCRWAWVLKLDCVS, encoded by the exons ATGCACCCACAAGGAGCAAGATCACTGAATGCCCATGCCAGGATGCCCAGGATAGGGTGTATACAATTATTTATCATACTTAACTTGATGATCTCCGCCGTTCCGGCCATCAAGTATGAACCCAACTGGAACTCTCTTGACTCTAGACCTTTACCAGCCTGGTATGATGAAGCAAAAGTTGGTGTTATGGTGCATTGGGGTGTCTACTCTGTACCAAG TTTTGGTGGACATGGTGCTATTCCCGCTGAGTGGTTCTGGTGGTATTGGAGAGGGGACACTCCTAAGAAACCTATCCTTGATTTCATGAAGGAGAACTACGCCCCAAGCTTTACTTATGAGGATTTCGCTAAGATGTTTACAGCAGAGCTGTTTGATCCTGATCATTGGGCAGATATCTTCCAGTCGTCTGGAGCCAA atATGTTGTGTTGACCAGTAAACACCACGAAGGTTTCACCAACTGGCCATCCAAGTATTCATGGAATTGGAACTCAATGGATGTTGGACCCAAAAGAGATCTTGTTG GAGACCTTGCTACGTCAATCCGTAATAGGACTGATCTTCACTTTGGCCTCTACCATTCCTTAAAGGCGTGGTTTCATCCTCTctttgaagaagacaaaatgaataaatatcAAACCTCTCAGTACGCTCAG AAAGTAGCCATACCTGAGTTATATGAAATTGTCAATATGTACAAGCCGGAGATACTATGGTCCGATGGTGCAAATGAGTATTATGTTAAACCCAACTACTGGCATAGCACTGGATTCCTTGCATGGCTTTACAACGACAG TCCAGTGAAGAATGTCGTGGTAACCAATGATAGATGGGGTACCAACACAACCTGTAAACATGGAGGGTTCTACACATGTGGTGACCACTTTAATCCAG GTGTACTACAGAAACATAAGTGGGAGAATGCTATGACAATAGATAAGATGTCTTGGGGTTATCGTCGAGATGCTCAAGTCACTGACTACCTAGACATGGAGGATCTTACCAGACTTCTTGCAGAAACTGTCAG TTGTGGTGGTAATCTCTTGGTGAACGTCGGTCCAACCCATGATGGTCGTATTGTTCCAATATTTGAAGAGCGTCTGCGTCAGCTGGGTTCTTGGTTGAAGGTGAATGGTGAGGCCATCTATGCATCCAAGCCATGGAGGGCACAGAATGACACCAAGACTCAAGGAATTTG GTATACATCAAAGAAACAAGGAAATTCAATTGTGGTATACGCAATCCTGTTAGACTGGCCAGACAACAATAGTCTCTTGCTTGGTGTGCCAAATACTAGTAGCAATACAACAGTTACGATGCTGGGTCACAAGGGGGCACTGCAGTGGAAACCTGGACAAGATGATAGAGGAGTTTTTGTGGACTTGCCGAGTTTGAATACATCTCAGATGCCATGTCGATGGGCATGGGTGCTGAAATTGGACTGTGTTTCTTAG